A section of the Pseudomonas flavescens genome encodes:
- a CDS encoding flavodoxin encodes MKVAILSGSVYGTAEEVARHAEGLLKQAGFDAWHNPRANLEDVLAFGPQGFLVVTSTTGMGELPDNLQPLYYAIRDRFPAWSGLPGGVIALGDSSYGDTYCAGGELVRELFAELSIREVLPMLRVDASESVTPEQDAEPWLAELVEALRG; translated from the coding sequence ATGAAAGTCGCGATTCTGTCCGGGTCGGTTTATGGCACCGCCGAAGAGGTGGCCCGACACGCTGAAGGTTTGTTGAAACAGGCCGGCTTCGACGCCTGGCACAACCCGCGGGCGAACCTGGAGGATGTCCTGGCGTTCGGCCCGCAGGGGTTTCTGGTGGTGACGTCTACCACCGGTATGGGGGAGTTGCCGGATAACCTGCAGCCGCTGTACTACGCGATCCGTGATCGCTTCCCTGCCTGGAGTGGCCTGCCCGGCGGTGTGATCGCGCTGGGTGATTCGAGTTATGGCGATACCTACTGTGCGGGGGGCGAGCTGGTGCGCGAGCTGTTCGCTGAACTGAGCATCCGCGAAGTGCTGCCCATGCTGCGCGTGGATGCCAGTGAAAGCGTCACCCCCGAGCAGGACGCCGAACCCTGGCTCGCCGAGTTGGTCGAGGCCCTGCGCGGGTAA